A stretch of Candidatus Sphingomonas phytovorans DNA encodes these proteins:
- a CDS encoding RecX family transcriptional regulator, which translates to MPHTRNSRERRPPPPLDAASLERLALRYVERFATTRGRLTDYLVRKIRERGWEGDRTAPEGLAEKFAELGYIDDRAFGEARAAAMARRGLGKRRVSGVLRQAGIDEEDAEALAPGIEARGLEAALTFARKRRIGPFATVAPDRPQREKQIAAMIRGGHDFTLARRIASMAPGEKIDELE; encoded by the coding sequence ATGCCTCATACCCGGAACAGCCGAGAGCGGCGCCCGCCGCCGCCGCTCGATGCGGCATCGCTCGAAAGGCTCGCGCTGCGCTATGTCGAGCGCTTTGCGACGACCCGTGGCAGACTCACTGACTATCTGGTCCGCAAGATCCGGGAACGGGGCTGGGAGGGCGACCGCACCGCCCCGGAGGGGCTTGCCGAGAAATTCGCCGAACTGGGTTATATCGACGATCGGGCGTTCGGTGAGGCGCGTGCCGCCGCGATGGCACGACGCGGGCTGGGCAAGAGGCGGGTGAGCGGCGTGCTTCGCCAGGCCGGTATCGATGAGGAGGATGCCGAGGCGCTCGCGCCAGGGATCGAGGCGCGCGGGCTTGAGGCGGCGCTGACCTTTGCCCGCAAGCGCCGGATCGGCCCGTTCGCGACCGTCGCGCCGGATCGCCCGCAGCGCGAGAAACAGATCGCGGCGATGATTCGCGGGGGGCATGATTTCACGCTGGCGCGCCGTATCGCGTCCATGGCGCCGGGCGAGAAAATCGACGAGCTTGAATGA
- a CDS encoding fatty acyl-AMP ligase, with amino-acid sequence MVSDVRGSGELLAERAALTSTPTNDPLARRFADFETLGEALDYAASGVRGLNFHDARGGLLRPYSFAELREDALTMARRLIAAGVTPEDRIALVAETSPDFAALFFGVVYAGAWPVPLPLPTSFGGRDSYIEQLRVQLSSCDPTMLIYPPELAQMAGEAARLVGIEGVDWSELVERPAPDAALPAAKGTDIAYLQYSSGSTRFPHGVAITHHALLNNLAAHGHGMELQPSDRCISWLPWYHDMGLVGCFLSPVANQVSTDYLKTEDFARRPLAWLDMISRNQGTSLSYSPTFGYDICARRMSSQTKASDRFDLSRWRVAGNGADMIRPDVMQSFVDAFADAGFKATAFLPSYGLAEATLAVSIMPPGEGIRVELVEETQLSGVAAGQDRPQRYRAIVNCGKPVRDMKVEIREEDGTPLPERAIGKVWCSGPSVMVGYFRDQASTDACMVDDWLDTGDMGYMSDGYVYIVGRAKDMIIINGRNHWPQDIEWAVEQLPGFKAGDIAAFAITTPGGEETPAVLVQCRSSDDAERVRLREEIRERVRSVTGMNCVIELIPPRTLPRTSSGKLSRAKARKLYLDGEIKPYDIAA; translated from the coding sequence ATGGTTAGTGATGTTCGGGGATCGGGAGAGCTGTTGGCCGAGCGTGCCGCGCTGACGTCGACCCCCACCAACGATCCGCTCGCGCGGCGTTTCGCGGATTTCGAGACGCTTGGGGAAGCGCTCGATTATGCCGCCAGCGGCGTTCGCGGGCTCAATTTCCACGATGCGCGCGGCGGCCTCCTCCGCCCCTATTCCTTCGCTGAACTGCGCGAGGATGCGCTGACGATGGCGCGCCGCCTGATCGCTGCCGGCGTCACGCCCGAGGATCGTATCGCGCTGGTCGCCGAGACCAGCCCGGATTTCGCCGCCCTGTTCTTCGGTGTCGTCTATGCCGGGGCCTGGCCGGTGCCGCTGCCGCTGCCGACCTCGTTCGGCGGCCGCGATTCCTATATCGAGCAGCTTCGCGTCCAGCTTTCGAGCTGCGACCCCACGATGCTGATCTACCCGCCCGAGCTGGCCCAGATGGCCGGTGAGGCCGCCCGCCTCGTCGGGATCGAGGGTGTCGACTGGTCCGAACTGGTCGAGCGTCCCGCGCCCGACGCCGCATTGCCGGCCGCCAAGGGCACCGACATCGCCTATCTGCAATATTCCAGCGGCTCGACCCGGTTTCCGCACGGCGTGGCGATCACCCATCATGCGCTGCTCAACAATCTTGCCGCCCACGGCCACGGCATGGAATTGCAGCCAAGCGACCGCTGCATCTCCTGGCTGCCCTGGTATCACGACATGGGTCTGGTCGGCTGTTTCCTCTCCCCCGTCGCGAACCAGGTTTCGACCGATTATCTGAAGACCGAGGATTTCGCGCGCCGCCCGCTCGCCTGGCTCGACATGATCAGCCGCAACCAGGGCACCAGCCTCTCTTATTCGCCGACCTTCGGCTACGATATCTGCGCGCGGCGCATGTCGAGCCAGACCAAGGCCTCCGATCGCTTCGACCTGTCGCGCTGGCGCGTCGCCGGCAACGGCGCCGACATGATCCGTCCTGACGTGATGCAGAGCTTCGTCGACGCGTTCGCCGATGCCGGTTTCAAGGCAACTGCCTTTCTGCCGAGCTACGGCCTGGCCGAAGCCACGCTCGCCGTCTCGATCATGCCGCCGGGCGAGGGTATCCGCGTCGAGCTGGTCGAGGAGACCCAGCTCTCCGGTGTGGCCGCAGGACAGGATCGGCCGCAGCGTTACCGCGCGATCGTCAATTGCGGCAAGCCGGTGCGCGACATGAAGGTCGAGATCCGCGAAGAGGACGGCACGCCGCTCCCCGAGCGCGCGATCGGCAAGGTCTGGTGTTCTGGCCCGTCGGTGATGGTCGGCTATTTCCGCGATCAGGCATCGACCGATGCCTGCATGGTCGATGACTGGCTCGACACCGGCGACATGGGCTATATGTCCGATGGCTATGTCTATATCGTCGGCCGGGCGAAGGACATGATCATCATCAACGGCCGCAACCACTGGCCGCAGGATATCGAATGGGCGGTCGAGCAGCTCCCCGGCTTCAAGGCCGGCGACATCGCCGCCTTCGCCATCACCACGCCGGGCGGTGAGGAAACCCCTGCCGTGCTAGTCCAGTGCCGCAGCTCCGACGATGCGGAGCGTGTCCGCCTGCGCGAGGAAATCCGCGAACGAGTCCGCTCGGTGACGGGCATGAATTGCGTGATCGAGTTGATCCCGCCGCGCACCCTGCCCCGCACCAGCTCGGGCAAGCTCAGCCGCGCCAAGGCGCGCAAGCTCTATCTCGACGGCGAGATCAAGCCCTACGACATCGCGGCATAA
- a CDS encoding M20/M25/M40 family metallo-hydrolase has protein sequence MLRWLLVLLILLSGVALAVLANRLPTPVPEGAPATQFSAARAMKDVRMIARRAHPAGSAEIEETRRYLMERMTGLGLAPQIHTQTAIVGRRYFNDVAIGGLMRNIVGELKGSDPALPAVLLMAHYDTVPLSPGAGDDTSGVAVALEVARALKAAGPLRRSVIFLFTDGEEAGLLGSSAFFESDPLRSRIGPVINLEARGDRGKTMMFQTSANNRALIDVYRRSVSSPAADSLMVTIYKRMPNDTDLTAALEQGHAGMNFAFVGHQMAYHTQLSTPDNLDPGSLQHMGNQVLPVAHAFAQAGKLDQASEDAVFADLFGQYLVAYPSWLGWVLAIVAVGVVFASAGAGMARGAVAWRDAVAGAGGLLTLLLGIAMMLMLAPRLVALLLSDVASPYALIGQFDWLLAATILLGIGSGALLIHAAANGRRGGAAVLLGAAGVLAALLGSFSLVPLVLGVAAALLALASLGRRVALTAWFTGAVALVALFALVLQIMLPNGAHALVWPLLLLAPVLALLLFAPKVSARPAGLVAMAIPAALLAGLMARSGYDFFLMIGATLPAVIAPLILLALLALVPLIWSSRNLWPLGLLCVAAGLAICIAAGIRGRTPTADSPEMVEAFYLADTDKGSASWVSGKLDSTGWVKAALAQDGGTARLQSLAPLFKGDHWVARAKPAALVRPGLALAVAGDGKERRISLSATNANGGRYMRIFLKPSVDLAGLTLMDRPLPDTLKAGDWSQLTFHASGTEAVRLTMPAAGPSGQLEVEMIEVRDSWPEGRTAAPLPPHVIPYRRAGNSVIVARAAVKW, from the coding sequence ATGCTGCGCTGGCTGCTGGTGCTCCTAATCCTTTTGTCGGGTGTCGCGCTGGCGGTGCTGGCGAACCGGCTGCCGACACCAGTGCCGGAAGGAGCACCGGCGACTCAATTTTCGGCCGCGCGGGCGATGAAGGATGTGCGGATGATCGCCCGGCGGGCGCATCCCGCCGGATCGGCCGAAATCGAGGAGACGCGCCGCTATCTGATGGAGCGGATGACGGGGCTCGGGCTTGCTCCGCAAATCCACACGCAGACCGCGATCGTGGGGCGGCGCTATTTCAACGATGTCGCGATCGGCGGGCTGATGCGCAATATCGTCGGCGAGCTCAAAGGCAGCGATCCCGCGCTCCCGGCGGTGCTGCTGATGGCGCATTATGACACCGTGCCGCTTTCTCCAGGCGCCGGCGACGATACATCGGGCGTCGCGGTCGCGCTTGAGGTAGCCCGCGCACTCAAGGCAGCCGGGCCGTTGCGGCGGTCGGTAATCTTCCTCTTCACTGATGGCGAGGAGGCCGGCCTGCTCGGATCGTCCGCCTTTTTCGAAAGCGATCCGCTGCGCAGCCGTATCGGACCCGTCATCAATCTTGAGGCTCGGGGCGATCGCGGCAAGACGATGATGTTCCAGACCAGCGCCAATAATCGCGCGCTGATCGACGTCTATCGCCGCAGCGTCAGCTCGCCGGCAGCAGATTCGCTGATGGTGACGATCTACAAGCGCATGCCCAACGATACCGATCTCACGGCCGCGCTGGAGCAGGGCCATGCCGGCATGAATTTCGCCTTTGTCGGGCATCAGATGGCCTATCACACGCAGCTGTCGACGCCGGACAACCTCGATCCGGGCAGCCTTCAGCATATGGGTAACCAGGTGCTGCCCGTGGCCCATGCCTTCGCACAGGCGGGAAAGCTCGATCAGGCGAGCGAAGATGCGGTGTTTGCCGATCTGTTCGGCCAGTATCTGGTCGCCTATCCCTCCTGGCTGGGCTGGGTGCTGGCGATCGTGGCGGTCGGCGTGGTGTTTGCCTCTGCGGGGGCCGGCATGGCGCGCGGCGCCGTCGCCTGGCGCGATGCGGTGGCGGGTGCCGGCGGGCTGCTGACGCTGCTGCTCGGCATCGCGATGATGCTCATGCTGGCGCCTCGGCTGGTGGCACTCCTGCTGAGTGACGTCGCTTCCCCCTACGCACTGATCGGCCAGTTCGACTGGCTGCTGGCGGCCACGATCCTGCTCGGCATCGGCAGCGGCGCGTTGCTGATTCATGCGGCGGCCAATGGCCGGCGCGGGGGCGCAGCGGTCTTGCTGGGTGCCGCAGGCGTACTGGCGGCGCTGCTCGGCAGCTTCAGCCTCGTCCCGCTGGTGCTGGGTGTCGCGGCCGCGCTCCTCGCGCTGGCAAGCCTTGGCCGGCGCGTGGCGCTGACCGCCTGGTTCACGGGCGCGGTCGCCCTTGTCGCTCTGTTCGCGCTGGTGCTGCAGATCATGCTGCCCAATGGCGCGCATGCGCTGGTCTGGCCGCTGCTGCTTCTGGCGCCGGTCCTGGCGCTGCTGCTGTTCGCGCCGAAAGTGTCGGCCCGGCCGGCCGGGCTGGTGGCCATGGCCATCCCCGCCGCGTTGCTTGCCGGACTGATGGCGCGATCCGGCTATGATTTCTTCTTGATGATCGGGGCGACCTTGCCCGCCGTCATCGCCCCCTTGATCCTGCTGGCCCTGCTCGCGCTCGTGCCGTTGATCTGGTCGTCACGGAACCTGTGGCCACTTGGTCTGCTGTGCGTCGCCGCCGGCCTCGCCATCTGTATCGCAGCCGGGATCAGGGGGCGGACACCGACGGCGGACAGCCCTGAAATGGTCGAGGCCTTCTATCTCGCCGATACCGACAAGGGCAGCGCCAGCTGGGTCAGCGGCAAGCTCGATTCCACTGGCTGGGTCAAGGCAGCGCTCGCCCAGGATGGCGGCACCGCCAGGCTTCAGTCGCTCGCGCCGCTCTTCAAGGGCGACCATTGGGTGGCCAGGGCAAAGCCTGCCGCTCTCGTCCGGCCAGGACTGGCACTGGCCGTTGCCGGAGACGGCAAGGAACGCCGGATCAGCCTCAGCGCCACCAACGCCAATGGCGGCCGCTATATGCGCATCTTTCTCAAGCCATCGGTCGACCTGGCCGGTCTCACATTAATGGACCGGCCGCTCCCCGACACGCTGAAGGCGGGTGACTGGTCGCAACTCACCTTTCATGCCAGCGGCACCGAGGCGGTTCGCCTGACCATGCCGGCGGCCGGACCATCGGGCCAGCTTGAGGTTGAAATGATCGAGGTTCGGGACAGCTGGCCGGAAGGCCGAACGGCGGCACCCTTGCCACCACACGTCATCCCCTATCGGCGTGCCGGCAACAGCGTGATCGTCGCCCGCGCCGCGGTGAAATGGTGA
- a CDS encoding M13 family metallopeptidase codes for MTRHFALRASISAVLYLTLSAAAPVIPPWGFDLAGMDRAVKPGDDFVAYSSGAWVQATTIPPDRSAWGPFIALRANAEAEVKTIIDDIVARPGQAGSIERKIADTYNAYLDTSAIEAAGLAPAAVDLASIAAARTHVDIARLMGHPELGVGGPMSFTPWPDAENPDRYALNIVQSGLTLPDRDYYLKGDEKFAVIRARYRTYVAAILKLGRYPDPERAADAVLTLETRMAELQWTREKRGDRDLTYHPKSRARLKAFAPDYPWDATLRALEIPSQDFFVVKEDTAIRDLARLFRATPVATWRAYMTFRYLNNMADVLPAAFDDLSFDFNDHILSGQPQKRARWKRATSALNAALGEAIGRRYVERHFSPEAKTQIAALVENLRAAYQKRIEQLHWMSDETKRAALAKLAALRVKVGYPDSWRDYSTLEVRPGDPLGNRKRALHWDWRRRIARLGQPTDRNEWGMTPQTVNAYSNSFFNEIVFPAAILQPPYFDPSADPAVNYGGIGGVIGHEMGHAFDDQGAKTDARGAQRNWWAAADVVRFRELTNRLAGQYSRYEPLPGVHLNGQTTLSENVADVGGLNVAFEAYHLSLHGESPPVLDGFTGDQRFFLSWAQTYREKIREAALRANIASDPHSPAAFRVNGVVRNIDGWYDAFGIVPGDRLYLSPGERVSIW; via the coding sequence ATGACGCGCCATTTCGCGCTGCGGGCGAGCATCTCGGCCGTCTTGTATCTGACCCTGTCCGCCGCCGCGCCGGTGATCCCGCCATGGGGATTCGATCTTGCCGGCATGGATCGCGCGGTGAAACCGGGCGACGACTTCGTCGCCTACAGCAGCGGCGCGTGGGTTCAGGCGACGACAATCCCTCCGGATCGCAGCGCGTGGGGGCCGTTCATCGCCTTGCGCGCCAATGCCGAGGCCGAGGTCAAGACGATCATCGATGATATCGTTGCGCGGCCCGGGCAGGCCGGTTCGATCGAGCGGAAGATCGCAGACACCTATAATGCCTATCTCGATACCAGCGCGATCGAGGCGGCGGGGTTGGCACCAGCCGCCGTCGATCTGGCGTCGATTGCGGCGGCACGCACCCATGTCGATATTGCGCGGCTGATGGGGCATCCCGAACTTGGCGTAGGCGGCCCGATGTCGTTCACCCCGTGGCCCGATGCCGAAAATCCCGATCGCTACGCGCTCAACATCGTCCAGTCCGGGCTGACCCTTCCCGATCGCGATTATTACCTGAAGGGCGATGAGAAATTCGCGGTGATCCGCGCCAGGTACCGGACCTATGTCGCCGCGATCCTGAAGCTCGGCCGCTATCCCGATCCGGAGCGAGCCGCCGACGCGGTGCTGACACTCGAAACCCGGATGGCCGAACTGCAATGGACGCGCGAGAAGCGTGGCGACCGCGACCTGACCTATCACCCGAAATCGCGCGCGCGGCTGAAGGCGTTCGCACCCGATTATCCGTGGGACGCCACGCTCCGCGCGCTGGAGATACCGTCGCAGGATTTCTTCGTGGTGAAGGAAGACACGGCGATCCGCGATTTGGCCCGGCTGTTCCGCGCGACCCCGGTGGCGACATGGCGCGCCTATATGACGTTCCGGTACCTGAACAATATGGCCGACGTCCTGCCGGCGGCGTTCGACGACCTGTCGTTCGATTTCAACGACCATATCCTGTCCGGCCAGCCGCAAAAGCGCGCGCGTTGGAAACGTGCGACCAGCGCTCTCAACGCCGCGCTTGGTGAGGCGATCGGCCGGCGCTATGTCGAACGCCATTTCTCGCCTGAAGCGAAAACGCAGATTGCCGCGCTTGTCGAGAATCTGCGTGCCGCCTACCAAAAGCGGATCGAGCAACTCCACTGGATGTCCGACGAGACGAAACGGGCCGCGCTCGCCAAGCTTGCGGCGCTTCGCGTCAAGGTCGGCTACCCGGACTCGTGGCGCGATTATTCGACGCTCGAGGTTCGCCCCGGTGATCCGCTGGGAAATCGCAAGCGGGCCTTGCACTGGGACTGGCGGCGGCGGATCGCGCGGCTCGGGCAGCCGACCGATCGCAACGAATGGGGAATGACGCCCCAGACGGTGAACGCCTATTCGAACAGTTTCTTCAACGAGATCGTTTTCCCGGCCGCCATCCTGCAGCCACCCTATTTCGACCCGTCGGCCGATCCGGCAGTCAATTATGGAGGAATCGGCGGCGTCATCGGCCATGAAATGGGGCATGCGTTCGACGACCAGGGCGCCAAGACGGATGCGCGCGGCGCGCAACGGAACTGGTGGGCTGCTGCCGATGTCGTCCGGTTCAGGGAACTGACGAACCGCCTTGCCGGGCAATATTCGCGCTACGAACCGCTGCCCGGTGTCCATCTCAACGGACAGACCACCCTGAGCGAGAATGTCGCCGATGTCGGTGGATTAAATGTCGCCTTCGAAGCCTATCACCTGTCGCTCCATGGTGAATCCCCACCTGTCCTTGACGGGTTTACGGGCGACCAGCGCTTCTTCCTGTCATGGGCGCAGACATATCGCGAAAAAATCCGCGAAGCGGCGCTCCGGGCGAATATCGCCTCCGACCCGCACAGCCCGGCCGCCTTCCGCGTCAATGGTGTCGTCCGCAATATCGACGGATGGTACGACGCGTTCGGCATCGTACCGGGGGACAGGCTCTATCTCTCGCCCGGCGAACGGGTCTCCATCTGGTGA
- a CDS encoding serine hydrolase — protein MTSLPGLMEISGVPGIAIGLVARGQAIWQAHVGTVDKDGAAVGATTIWKAASLSKQVSCYAALRLADTGALDLDRPLAFYLGEDALPDATARRITARHALTHSSGLPNWRQTREIVPAFAPGSQFRYSGEGYFLLARCIEKITGVGFEAYMQDVVFGPLGMNSSTFLWRPDLPERLAPGHHWEGTPWDDASWRDRLHTRIGAGDLPVSQWTLDRVAAAMTPVSGTDKGVSPLPGAIYYPNPAMSLMTTVADYLRIVARFTTSFGDGLDLSPRLRALVARPLVRVNRAISWGLGWGNEMADGMTYLFQNGSLAGACTSFCLLHPPSETGMVVFTNHINGPRLIDRILRAATGREHPVFLWA, from the coding sequence ATGACATCGCTGCCCGGTTTGATGGAGATTTCCGGTGTGCCCGGGATCGCCATCGGCCTGGTCGCAAGGGGGCAGGCGATCTGGCAAGCGCATGTCGGGACGGTCGACAAGGATGGCGCGGCGGTCGGCGCGACAACGATCTGGAAAGCCGCCTCGCTTAGCAAGCAGGTCAGCTGTTACGCCGCGCTTCGTCTGGCCGACACCGGTGCGCTCGATCTGGACCGCCCGCTCGCATTCTATCTCGGGGAAGATGCGTTGCCCGATGCGACTGCCCGCCGCATCACCGCGCGGCACGCGCTGACTCATTCGAGCGGGTTGCCCAACTGGCGACAGACCCGTGAGATCGTTCCGGCATTCGCGCCGGGAAGCCAGTTCCGTTATTCCGGCGAGGGCTATTTCCTGCTGGCGCGTTGTATCGAAAAAATCACCGGAGTCGGTTTCGAGGCTTACATGCAGGATGTGGTGTTCGGACCGCTCGGCATGAATTCATCGACCTTTCTCTGGCGCCCCGACCTCCCTGAGCGGCTGGCGCCGGGACATCACTGGGAAGGAACGCCATGGGACGACGCATCATGGCGCGACAGGCTCCATACCCGGATCGGCGCCGGCGACCTCCCGGTTTCCCAATGGACGCTCGACCGCGTTGCGGCCGCGATGACGCCCGTTTCAGGCACGGATAAGGGCGTGTCGCCGCTGCCGGGCGCCATTTATTATCCTAATCCGGCGATGAGCCTGATGACGACCGTCGCCGATTATCTTCGGATCGTCGCCCGGTTCACGACGTCGTTCGGCGATGGCCTGGACCTGTCACCGCGACTGCGCGCGCTCGTGGCGCGGCCTTTGGTGCGGGTCAATCGCGCCATCTCCTGGGGGCTCGGCTGGGGTAACGAGATGGCGGACGGCATGACCTATCTGTTCCAGAACGGCTCGCTTGCCGGCGCCTGCACCAGCTTCTGCCTGCTCCACCCACCTTCCGAGACGGGAATGGTTGTGTTCACCAACCACATCAACGGCCCGCGGCTCATCGATCGAATCCTGCGCGCCGCTACCGGACGCGAGCATCCGGTGTTCCTGTGGGCATGA
- a CDS encoding MarR family transcriptional regulator → MDQLSDYSRAAGGAALAARLRRLSERIDRDGTRIYARQNIRFEQRWYGLLNQLVLNGPMSIGAIAEALRITHVSVSQASRSLEAEGIVRSDVSPSDARRRELSLTVKGRDLVVQLAPVWQALNVVGEELNAEAGDVVALLDRLDDALGRRSLFERVAEKLDSAACTEKGD, encoded by the coding sequence ATGGACCAGCTATCCGATTACAGCCGAGCGGCGGGTGGCGCTGCCCTCGCGGCAAGGCTGCGGCGTTTGTCCGAACGGATCGATCGCGACGGTACGCGCATTTACGCACGGCAGAACATCCGGTTCGAGCAGCGCTGGTACGGGCTGCTCAACCAGCTCGTGCTGAACGGCCCGATGTCGATCGGTGCCATTGCCGAGGCACTGCGCATCACCCATGTCTCGGTCAGTCAGGCAAGCCGCTCCCTCGAAGCTGAAGGCATTGTCCGCTCGGATGTTTCGCCCTCCGATGCGCGCCGCCGCGAGCTCAGCCTGACCGTGAAGGGACGTGATCTCGTCGTTCAGCTTGCCCCAGTGTGGCAGGCGCTGAACGTCGTGGGCGAGGAATTGAATGCCGAGGCGGGCGATGTGGTCGCTCTCCTCGACCGCCTGGACGACGCGCTCGGTCGCAGGTCGCTTTTCGAGCGGGTGGCCGAGAAGCTGGATAGTGCAGCCTGCACTGAGAAGGGCGATTGA
- a CDS encoding EAL domain-containing protein: MSTRPASQFAHPRIDGRALLGLYDPADTTDWAPIRAAQVNAGSQLALFLLAANVVAAALVALVLEPVAPLWSLASWGAVVAAVAVAITFRRLAARQRTAETATLRDVRDTVVEGIALAAVWSVPPLVYGIKADPAIAFGLWIVVALLMTASAVAMAALPLATLSFLGILGASITVMLYFVGGPLLASTAIVFTALLMLVCFGRGKALVVIRAGEIALAERDETVSLLLREFAEHSADWLWETDISRRIVRASPRFAHSVGLDPLSVNGKPFLQVLAGSAWESGNFSSGLRALAEKLKGRESFRDLLLPVVVNGEERWWEIAANPRLDERGAFVGFRGVGSDVTEQRASADKINRMARFDTLTGLPNRLLINEALVHAMGQAEKWGSRCAFMMIDLDRFKAVNDTLGHPIGDRLLGRVSERLSQLMTDNEVIGRLGGDEFAVVVRDASDSARMEQLAQAIIDTLSRPYELDQHTLYTGASVGVATGPRDGRTAEMLIRSADLALYRAKDAGGGVVRIYEPQLHVEAEERRILEMALRKAVQNDEMHLNYQPVVDAATGMLTGFEALLRWTHPELGNISPVKFIPLAEEARLIAPIGEWVLRTACAEAARWNSPVRVAVNVSPDQLHNPAFVSTVASALANSGLPPERLELEVTESVFMREGTGATKVLERIMDLGVRLSLDDFGTGYSSLGYLSRTRFSSIKIDRSFVQGASRNVPEAIAIIRAVVALAQSLGMATTAEGVETEQEHHMVQELGCTKVQGYYFGRPLPVEEARAVANRDWGEAAAA; this comes from the coding sequence GTGAGCACGCGCCCTGCCTCTCAATTCGCCCATCCGCGCATCGACGGACGCGCGCTTCTTGGATTGTACGATCCGGCCGACACGACCGATTGGGCGCCGATTCGTGCTGCCCAGGTGAATGCCGGCAGCCAGCTCGCCCTATTCCTGCTCGCGGCCAATGTCGTCGCGGCGGCGCTGGTCGCCCTCGTCCTTGAACCGGTCGCGCCGCTCTGGTCGCTGGCCAGCTGGGGCGCGGTGGTCGCGGCCGTCGCCGTGGCAATCACCTTTCGTCGCCTCGCCGCTCGCCAGCGCACGGCGGAGACCGCGACGTTGCGCGACGTCCGCGATACCGTCGTGGAAGGCATCGCGCTTGCCGCGGTCTGGTCGGTGCCGCCGCTGGTCTATGGCATCAAGGCCGATCCGGCGATCGCGTTCGGCCTGTGGATCGTCGTCGCGCTGCTGATGACCGCATCGGCCGTCGCCATGGCTGCCCTGCCGCTCGCGACGCTCAGCTTCCTCGGCATCCTGGGCGCCTCGATCACGGTGATGCTCTATTTCGTCGGCGGGCCGTTGCTCGCCTCGACCGCGATCGTCTTCACCGCGCTGCTGATGCTGGTCTGCTTCGGGCGCGGCAAGGCGCTGGTCGTGATACGCGCAGGCGAGATCGCGCTCGCCGAACGCGACGAGACCGTCAGCCTGTTGCTGCGCGAGTTCGCCGAACACAGCGCCGACTGGTTGTGGGAAACCGACATCAGCCGCCGCATCGTCCGCGCCTCCCCCCGGTTCGCCCATTCGGTCGGGCTCGATCCCCTTTCCGTCAACGGCAAGCCCTTTCTTCAGGTGCTCGCCGGATCGGCCTGGGAATCCGGCAATTTCTCTTCTGGCCTGCGCGCCCTGGCCGAGAAGCTGAAGGGCCGTGAGAGCTTCCGCGACCTGCTCCTCCCGGTCGTGGTCAATGGCGAGGAACGCTGGTGGGAGATCGCGGCGAATCCGCGCCTCGACGAGCGCGGCGCCTTTGTCGGCTTTCGCGGCGTCGGCTCCGATGTGACCGAACAGCGCGCCTCCGCCGACAAGATCAACCGGATGGCGCGCTTCGACACGCTCACCGGGCTGCCGAACCGCTTGCTGATCAACGAGGCGCTCGTCCATGCGATGGGCCAGGCGGAGAAGTGGGGCAGCCGCTGCGCCTTCATGATGATCGATCTCGATCGCTTCAAGGCGGTCAACGATACGCTCGGCCACCCGATCGGCGACCGGCTGCTCGGCCGGGTCTCCGAACGGCTGAGCCAGTTGATGACCGACAATGAGGTGATCGGCCGACTCGGTGGCGACGAATTCGCCGTCGTCGTCCGCGATGCGAGCGACTCGGCGCGGATGGAGCAACTGGCCCAGGCCATCATCGACACGCTGTCACGCCCCTATGAGCTCGATCAGCATACGCTCTACACCGGCGCCAGCGTCGGCGTGGCGACCGGCCCCCGCGACGGGCGCACGGCCGAGATGCTGATCCGCTCCGCCGACCTGGCACTGTACCGCGCCAAGGACGCAGGCGGCGGCGTGGTCCGCATCTATGAGCCGCAGCTCCATGTCGAGGCGGAGGAACGCCGCATCCTCGAAATGGCGCTGCGCAAGGCGGTCCAGAACGACGAGATGCACCTGAATTACCAGCCGGTGGTCGACGCAGCGACCGGTATGCTCACCGGCTTCGAGGCGCTGCTGCGCTGGACTCATCCCGAACTCGGCAACATCTCGCCGGTGAAGTTCATCCCGCTCGCCGAGGAAGCCCGGCTGATCGCCCCGATCGGCGAATGGGTGCTGCGCACGGCCTGCGCCGAGGCAGCGCGCTGGAATTCGCCAGTGCGAGTCGCCGTCAACGTCTCGCCCGATCAGCTCCACAATCCGGCCTTCGTTTCGACTGTCGCCTCGGCCCTCGCCAATAGCGGCCTGCCGCCGGAGCGGCTTGAGCTGGAGGTGACCGAGAGCGTGTTCATGCGTGAGGGCACCGGCGCGACCAAGGTGCTTGAACGAATCATGGATCTTGGCGTGCGGCTCAGCCTCGACGATTTCGGGACGGGCTATTCTTCGCTCGGCTATCTCAGCCGGACCCGCTTCTCCTCGATCAAGATCGACCGCAGCTTCGTGCAGGGCGCTTCCCGGAACGTGCCTGAGGCGATCGCGATCATCCGTGCCGTCGTCGCGCTGGCGCAGAGCCTCGGCATGGCCACCACGGCCGAAGGTGTCGAGACGGAGCAGGAGCATCACATGGTGCAGGAGCTCGGCTGCACCAAGGTCCAGGGCTATTATTTCGGCCGTCCGCTGCCGGTCGAGGAGGCCAGAGCGGTCGCCAATCGCGATTGGGGCGAAGCTGCAGCCGCCTGA